Proteins from a single region of Streptomyces sp. TN58:
- a CDS encoding DUF2079 domain-containing protein — protein MSSRRTAEEHESVTSDAIARPAPADQAPPRAAAPRWAGPWLVAGGLFLVYLVLSVGRFRRMDWASWDLGIFEQAIRAYAHLQEPVADLKGPGANILGDHFSPIIALVAPVYRVFPGPITLLVVQAALFALSAVPVTRAAGRLLGRARGIAVGVAYGLSWGVQRAVEFDFHEIAFAVPLLAFALEAVLARRWRAALLWGLPLVLVKEDLGFTLAALAVVVAWRARGAGRRTVWTALGIAAGACVFAVLVFTVFIPAFASDGYGYWHKIDGGGPFAGVGTKLATLGWVLIPTSGLLALRSPLLLVAAPTLGWRFLSGDDHYWSTDWHYSAVLMPVVALALVDAVDTVRRGDRPWLRAYALQMPTAVLAASLALAMTSMPTAKLTEASTYAKPDRAVAIERLLARIPDGATVEADTTPLTRLTSRCRVLWIGGSKGVVPDWITIDNGNKWAGEDPTGYASQLHPGERYTLVGEAGGVVLMRRDSTG, from the coding sequence ATGAGTTCACGCCGAACGGCCGAGGAGCACGAGTCCGTGACGAGCGATGCCATAGCCCGCCCGGCACCGGCCGACCAGGCCCCGCCCCGGGCGGCCGCGCCCCGCTGGGCCGGGCCCTGGCTGGTGGCCGGCGGGCTGTTCCTCGTCTACCTCGTGCTGTCCGTCGGCCGGTTCCGGCGCATGGACTGGGCGTCCTGGGACCTGGGGATCTTCGAGCAGGCGATCCGGGCGTACGCCCACCTCCAGGAGCCCGTCGCGGACCTGAAGGGGCCGGGCGCCAACATCCTCGGGGACCACTTCAGCCCGATCATCGCGCTCGTCGCGCCCGTCTACCGGGTCTTCCCCGGCCCGATCACCCTGCTGGTCGTGCAGGCGGCGCTGTTCGCGCTGTCCGCCGTCCCGGTCACCCGGGCGGCCGGACGGCTCCTGGGCCGGGCCCGGGGGATCGCCGTCGGCGTGGCCTACGGGCTGTCGTGGGGCGTGCAGCGTGCGGTGGAGTTCGACTTCCACGAGATCGCCTTCGCCGTGCCGCTGCTGGCCTTCGCCCTGGAGGCGGTCCTGGCCCGGCGCTGGCGGGCCGCCCTGCTGTGGGGGCTGCCGCTGGTCCTCGTCAAGGAGGACCTGGGCTTCACGCTGGCCGCGCTGGCCGTGGTGGTGGCCTGGCGGGCCCGCGGCGCCGGCCGGCGCACCGTGTGGACGGCGCTCGGCATCGCCGCGGGCGCATGCGTGTTCGCCGTACTGGTGTTCACCGTGTTCATACCGGCCTTCGCCTCCGACGGCTACGGCTACTGGCACAAGATCGACGGCGGGGGTCCCTTCGCCGGCGTCGGCACCAAGCTGGCCACGCTGGGCTGGGTGCTGATCCCCACCTCCGGCCTCCTCGCCCTGCGCTCGCCGCTGCTGCTGGTCGCCGCGCCCACCCTCGGCTGGCGGTTCCTGTCCGGGGACGACCACTACTGGTCCACCGACTGGCACTACAGCGCCGTGCTGATGCCCGTCGTCGCGCTCGCCCTGGTCGATGCCGTCGACACCGTCCGGCGCGGCGACCGGCCCTGGCTGCGCGCCTACGCCCTCCAGATGCCCACGGCGGTGCTCGCCGCCTCCCTGGCCCTGGCCATGACGAGCATGCCGACGGCCAAGCTGACGGAGGCGTCCACCTACGCCAAGCCCGACCGCGCCGTCGCGATCGAACGGCTCCTCGCCCGGATCCCCGACGGGGCCACCGTGGAGGCGGACACCACCCCGCTGACCCGGCTGACCTCCCGCTGCCGCGTGCTGTGGATCGGCGGCAGCAAGGGCGTCGTACCCGACTGGATCACCATCGACAACGGCAACAAGTGGGCCGGCGAGGACCCGACCGGCTACGCCTCCCAGCTGCACCCCGGCGAGCGGTACACCCTGGTGGGCGAGGCGGGCGGGGTCGTCCTGATGCGCCGCGACAGCACCGGCTGA
- a CDS encoding ABC transporter permease yields MSNTVLKTSRRNFVAHKGRMALSAVAVLLSVAFVCGTLVFTDTMNTTFDKLFAVTNSDVTVSPKEAESGEGTPDRGKPETLAGTVVEQVKKAEGVKSAEGGVVSMAVTVVNAKNENMGSTTGAPTIAGNWSDNELKSMKITSGQAPRGPTEVMVDADTAKKHGLKLGDELRTIAITGDIRARITGIAAFTVTNPGAAVVYFDTATAQKSLLGSADSFTHVNITAKDGVSDEQLKQNVSKAVGADAYKLQTAKEAADANRKDVGAFLDVMKYVMLGFAGIAFLVGIFLIFNTFSMLVAQRTREIGLMRAIGADSGQVLKSVVVEAFLLGVVGSVLGVAAGVGLAVGLMALMGQMGMQLSTDDLTIAWTTPVVGIVLGVVVTVVSAFVPARRAGKVSPMAALRESGTPGDKKAGRVRAALGLVLTGIGGACLYLAATAEKAGAGSLWLGLGVVLTLIGFIVIGPLLAAGVVRVLSGVVLRPFGSVGRLAERNALRNPRRTGATAAALMIGLALVACLSVVGSSMVASATDELDKSVGADYIVQSESGQPVLPQAEQALRATAGLDHVTAYRQVDAKLTAPDGTTEETGLGATDPTYAKDLRRKMTAGEHAAAYGDGSMSVGSLYATEHGIKLGDEMTVAFTGGKTVKLKVAAITSDEGNLDKGMAYISTETARANVPADRMPLPFMLLATAKDGQSDAAAYKSVKAALAEYPQYVVRNQADYKQALKDQVGQLLNMVYGLLGLAIIVAVLGVVNTLALSVVERTREIGLMRAIGLSRRQLRRMIRLESVVIALFGALLGLGLGMGWGATAQQLLALEGLEVLEIPWPTIIGVFAASAFVGLFAALVPAFRAGRMNVLNAIASE; encoded by the coding sequence ATGAGCAACACCGTCCTGAAGACCTCGCGGCGCAACTTCGTCGCGCACAAGGGGCGGATGGCGCTGTCGGCCGTCGCGGTCCTGCTCTCCGTCGCGTTCGTCTGCGGCACCCTGGTGTTCACCGACACCATGAACACCACCTTCGACAAGCTGTTCGCCGTCACCAACTCCGACGTGACCGTCAGCCCCAAGGAGGCCGAGAGCGGGGAGGGGACCCCCGACCGCGGCAAGCCCGAGACACTGGCGGGCACGGTCGTCGAGCAGGTCAAGAAGGCCGAGGGCGTCAAGAGCGCCGAGGGCGGCGTCGTCTCGATGGCCGTCACGGTGGTCAACGCCAAGAACGAGAACATGGGCTCGACCACCGGCGCCCCGACCATCGCGGGCAACTGGAGCGACAACGAGCTCAAGTCCATGAAGATCACCTCCGGTCAGGCGCCGCGCGGCCCCACCGAGGTGATGGTGGACGCCGACACCGCGAAGAAGCACGGCCTGAAGCTCGGCGACGAACTGCGCACCATCGCCATCACCGGCGACATCCGCGCCCGCATCACCGGCATCGCCGCCTTCACCGTGACCAACCCGGGCGCGGCCGTCGTCTACTTCGACACGGCCACCGCACAGAAGTCGCTGCTCGGCTCCGCCGACTCCTTCACGCACGTCAACATCACCGCCAAGGACGGGGTGAGCGACGAGCAGCTCAAGCAGAACGTCAGCAAGGCCGTCGGCGCCGACGCCTACAAGCTCCAGACCGCCAAGGAGGCCGCGGACGCCAACCGCAAGGACGTCGGCGCCTTCCTCGACGTCATGAAGTACGTGATGCTCGGCTTCGCCGGCATCGCCTTCCTCGTCGGCATCTTCCTGATCTTCAACACCTTCTCCATGCTGGTCGCCCAGCGCACCCGTGAGATCGGCCTGATGCGTGCCATCGGCGCCGACAGCGGACAGGTCCTGAAGTCCGTGGTCGTCGAGGCCTTCCTGCTCGGCGTCGTCGGCTCGGTCCTCGGTGTCGCGGCGGGCGTCGGCCTGGCCGTCGGACTGATGGCCCTCATGGGCCAGATGGGCATGCAGCTGTCCACCGACGACCTGACCATCGCCTGGACCACACCCGTCGTCGGCATCGTCCTCGGCGTCGTCGTGACCGTCGTCTCCGCCTTCGTCCCGGCCCGCCGCGCCGGCAAGGTCTCCCCGATGGCCGCCCTGCGCGAGTCCGGAACCCCCGGCGACAAGAAGGCCGGCCGCGTCCGCGCCGCCCTCGGCCTGGTCCTCACCGGCATCGGCGGCGCCTGCCTCTACCTCGCCGCGACCGCCGAGAAGGCCGGGGCCGGATCCCTCTGGCTGGGCCTGGGCGTCGTCCTCACCCTCATCGGCTTCATCGTGATCGGCCCGCTGCTCGCCGCGGGCGTGGTGCGGGTGCTCTCCGGCGTGGTCCTGCGGCCCTTCGGGTCCGTGGGCCGGCTCGCCGAGCGCAACGCCCTGCGCAACCCGCGCCGCACCGGCGCCACCGCCGCCGCCCTCATGATCGGCCTCGCGCTGGTCGCCTGCCTGTCGGTGGTCGGCTCCTCGATGGTGGCCTCCGCGACCGACGAGCTCGACAAGTCGGTCGGCGCGGACTACATCGTCCAGTCCGAGTCCGGCCAGCCCGTACTGCCGCAGGCCGAGCAGGCCCTGCGCGCCACCGCCGGACTCGACCACGTCACCGCCTACCGCCAGGTGGACGCCAAGCTCACCGCGCCCGACGGCACCACCGAGGAGACCGGCCTCGGCGCGACCGACCCGACGTACGCCAAGGACCTCCGGCGCAAGATGACGGCCGGCGAGCACGCGGCGGCCTACGGCGACGGCTCCATGTCGGTGGGCTCCCTCTACGCCACCGAGCACGGCATCAAGCTCGGTGACGAGATGACCGTCGCCTTCACCGGCGGCAAGACGGTCAAGCTGAAGGTCGCCGCGATCACCAGCGACGAGGGCAACCTCGACAAGGGAATGGCCTACATCAGCACCGAGACCGCCCGGGCGAACGTGCCCGCGGACCGGATGCCGCTGCCCTTCATGCTGCTCGCCACCGCCAAGGACGGGCAGTCCGACGCCGCCGCCTACAAGTCGGTCAAGGCGGCCCTGGCCGAGTACCCGCAGTACGTGGTGCGCAACCAGGCCGACTACAAGCAGGCCCTGAAGGACCAGGTCGGCCAGCTGCTGAACATGGTCTACGGCCTCCTCGGCCTCGCCATCATCGTCGCGGTCCTGGGCGTCGTGAACACCCTGGCCCTGTCGGTGGTCGAGCGGACCCGCGAGATCGGCCTGATGCGCGCCATCGGCCTCTCCCGCCGCCAGCTGCGCCGCATGATCCGCCTGGAGTCGGTGGTCATCGCCCTCTTCGGCGCCCTCCTCGGCCTCGGGCTGGGCATGGGCTGGGGGGCCACCGCGCAGCAGCTGCTGGCGCTGGAGGGCCTGGAGGTCCTGGAGATCCCGTGGCCGACGATCATCGGGGTGTTCGCGGCATCGGCCTTCGTCGGCCTGTTCGCCGCACTGGTCCCGGCCTTCCGGGCGGGCCGGATGAACGTCCTGAACGCGATCGCGAGCGAGTAG
- a CDS encoding ABC transporter ATP-binding protein: MTETRHGGTGGHAAVAARARKVVKAYGSGETRVVALDDVDVDIMRGQFTAIMGPSGSGKSTLMHCLAGLDTVTSGQIHLQDTEITGLKDKKLTRLRRDRIGFIFQAFNLLPTLNALENITLPMDIAGRKPDAEWLNRVVETVGLAGRLKHRPTELSGGQQQRVAVARALAARPEIIFGDEPTGNLDSRAGAEVLGFLRRSVDELGQTIVMVTHDPVAASYADRVIFLADGRIVDEMHAPTADQVLDRMKDFDARGRTS, translated from the coding sequence ATGACCGAAACCAGGCACGGGGGTACTGGAGGGCATGCTGCCGTCGCGGCCCGGGCACGGAAGGTCGTCAAGGCCTACGGCTCCGGGGAGACCCGTGTCGTCGCCCTCGACGACGTGGACGTGGACATCATGCGCGGCCAGTTCACCGCGATCATGGGCCCCTCCGGCTCCGGCAAGTCCACGCTGATGCACTGCCTCGCCGGCCTCGACACGGTGACCAGCGGGCAGATCCACCTGCAGGACACCGAGATCACCGGCCTGAAGGACAAGAAGCTCACGCGGCTGCGCCGCGACCGGATCGGCTTCATCTTCCAGGCCTTCAACCTGCTGCCCACGCTCAACGCCCTGGAGAACATCACCCTCCCGATGGACATCGCGGGCCGCAAGCCCGACGCGGAGTGGCTGAACAGGGTCGTGGAGACCGTGGGACTGGCCGGCCGGCTCAAGCACCGCCCGACCGAGCTGTCCGGCGGCCAGCAGCAGCGCGTGGCGGTCGCCCGCGCCCTCGCCGCCCGCCCCGAGATCATCTTCGGTGACGAGCCGACCGGAAACCTGGACTCCCGGGCGGGCGCCGAGGTCCTCGGCTTCCTGCGCCGCTCGGTGGACGAGCTCGGCCAGACCATCGTCATGGTCACCCACGACCCCGTCGCCGCGTCCTACGCCGACCGCGTCATCTTCCTGGCCGACGGCCGGATCGTCGACGAGATGCACGCGCCCACCGCCGACCAGGTCCTGGACCGGATGAAGGACTTCGACGCACGCGGGCGGACCTCATGA
- a CDS encoding MFS transporter, whose amino-acid sequence MPAADSTDGSPAGIPGGPTGATPGAAVSAKDATAAGTTPPAGRPAAPVVASLMLGMALVALDSTIVATAVPQIVGDLGGFSVFSWLFSGYLLAVTVTLPVYGKLSDTFGRKPVLLFGIGLFLLGSLLCASAWNMAALIAFRIVQGLGGGALQGTVQTLAADLYPLKERPRIQARMSSVWATSAVAGPALGGLLASYAHWRWIFLINLPLAALALWMISRHLTEPVRSPGRRGPVDWAGALGVFCCGGLLLLALVQGGVAWPWLSAPSLGLLGGSAVLAAVVVRVERRAEEPILPGWVWRRRTIAAVNLAMGALGLLMVAPMVFMPTYAQSVLGLGPVGAGLVMSVMTLSWPVTAALSQHVYRRIGFRNSAAVGIGLAAVVLFGFTLLPYPARPWQPALIMLLLGASLGLFQLPLIVGVQSTVGWTERGTTTASVLFCRQVGQSVGAALLAAVANATIAARLADAPVGGLPHHLDDVAKALEHPDLLPRAAADHLREAVAAAVEHIFLGATASAVAALLVLLLVAPRRFPVLPELRDD is encoded by the coding sequence GTGCCCGCTGCGGACAGCACGGACGGAAGCCCGGCCGGCATACCCGGCGGGCCTACGGGCGCCACCCCCGGTGCGGCGGTTTCGGCCAAAGACGCGACCGCCGCCGGGACCACCCCGCCCGCCGGACGCCCCGCGGCGCCCGTGGTCGCCTCCCTGATGCTCGGCATGGCCCTCGTCGCCCTCGACAGCACCATCGTCGCCACCGCCGTCCCGCAGATCGTCGGCGACCTCGGCGGCTTCTCCGTGTTCTCCTGGCTCTTCTCCGGCTACCTGCTCGCCGTCACCGTCACCCTGCCGGTCTACGGCAAGCTGTCCGACACCTTCGGCCGCAAGCCCGTCCTGCTCTTCGGCATCGGCCTCTTCCTCCTCGGCTCGCTGCTGTGCGCGTCCGCCTGGAACATGGCCGCCCTCATCGCCTTCCGCATCGTCCAGGGCCTGGGCGGCGGCGCCCTCCAGGGCACCGTGCAGACCCTGGCCGCCGACCTGTACCCGCTGAAGGAGCGCCCGAGGATCCAGGCCCGCATGTCCAGCGTCTGGGCCACCTCGGCCGTGGCCGGCCCCGCCCTCGGCGGGCTGCTCGCCTCCTACGCGCACTGGCGGTGGATCTTCCTGATCAACCTGCCGCTGGCAGCCCTCGCCCTGTGGATGATCAGCCGCCACCTGACGGAGCCCGTACGCTCCCCCGGCCGTCGCGGCCCGGTCGACTGGGCCGGCGCCCTCGGCGTCTTCTGCTGCGGCGGACTCCTGCTCCTCGCCCTCGTCCAGGGCGGGGTCGCCTGGCCCTGGCTGTCCGCCCCCTCACTGGGCCTGCTGGGCGGCAGCGCCGTCCTGGCCGCCGTCGTGGTCCGGGTGGAACGGCGGGCCGAGGAGCCGATCCTGCCCGGCTGGGTGTGGCGCCGGCGCACCATCGCCGCCGTCAACCTGGCCATGGGCGCCCTCGGCCTGCTGATGGTCGCCCCGATGGTCTTCATGCCGACCTACGCCCAGTCCGTACTGGGCCTGGGACCCGTCGGCGCCGGACTCGTCATGTCGGTGATGACCCTGAGCTGGCCCGTCACCGCGGCCCTCAGCCAGCACGTCTACCGGCGCATCGGCTTCCGCAACAGCGCGGCCGTCGGCATCGGCCTCGCCGCGGTGGTCCTGTTCGGCTTCACTCTGCTCCCGTACCCCGCCCGGCCCTGGCAGCCCGCCCTGATCATGCTGCTGCTCGGCGCCTCCCTCGGCCTCTTCCAGCTCCCGCTGATCGTCGGGGTCCAGTCCACCGTGGGCTGGACCGAACGCGGCACCACCACCGCCTCGGTGCTCTTCTGCCGCCAGGTCGGCCAGAGCGTGGGCGCCGCCCTGCTCGCCGCCGTCGCCAACGCCACCATCGCCGCCCGCCTGGCCGACGCCCCGGTGGGCGGACTGCCGCACCACCTCGACGACGTCGCCAAGGCCCTGGAGCACCCCGACCTGCTTCCCCGCGCCGCCGCCGACCACCTGCGCGAAGCCGTGGCCGCCGCCGTGGAGCACATCTTCCTCGGCGCGACGGCCTCCGCCGTGGCCGCCCTGCTCGTCCTGCTCCTGGTGGCCCCGCGCCGGTTCCCCGTCCTCCCGGAACTGCGGGACGACTGA
- a CDS encoding cellulose-binding protein, producing MSAPFATVRGRGYRIEEVDRYLARLSGSRDEAWERVARLTVLARQMEAEADRLREAVAALAPQTYDELGERARRILVLAEEEAASVRAEARADAAAALDAAGARAERVAELARGDAEAVREQTEVRARQGLARAEREADELRAGARQDAAAWRADAAAVLAKVRRQAEAARVQREREQSERWEAAGRELAAREAEADARHAESERAAQARLAEARRGHAEAEEAARHGQEDAEARAAELVAQARVAQERIGRETERVLREHEAAQEEMRAHMAHVKASLSTLTGRAPAEG from the coding sequence ATGAGTGCACCCTTTGCGACCGTGCGCGGTCGTGGCTACCGCATCGAAGAGGTCGACCGGTATCTCGCCCGGCTCTCCGGTAGCCGTGACGAGGCTTGGGAGCGGGTGGCGCGGCTGACGGTCCTGGCCAGGCAGATGGAGGCGGAGGCGGACCGGCTGCGGGAGGCGGTGGCCGCGCTCGCCCCGCAGACGTACGACGAACTGGGCGAACGGGCCCGCCGGATCCTGGTGCTGGCGGAGGAGGAGGCGGCCTCCGTACGGGCGGAGGCGCGGGCGGACGCGGCCGCGGCGCTGGACGCGGCCGGGGCGCGGGCCGAGCGGGTGGCGGAACTGGCGCGCGGCGACGCGGAGGCGGTGCGGGAGCAGACCGAGGTACGGGCCCGGCAGGGGCTGGCGCGGGCGGAGCGGGAAGCGGACGAACTGCGGGCCGGGGCGCGCCAGGACGCCGCCGCCTGGCGGGCGGACGCGGCGGCGGTACTGGCGAAGGTGAGGCGGCAGGCGGAAGCGGCGCGGGTGCAGCGGGAGCGGGAGCAGAGCGAGCGCTGGGAGGCGGCGGGCCGGGAGCTGGCGGCGCGGGAGGCGGAGGCGGACGCACGGCACGCGGAGTCGGAGCGGGCCGCGCAGGCCCGGCTGGCGGAGGCGCGGCGGGGCCACGCGGAGGCGGAGGAGGCCGCGCGGCACGGTCAGGAGGACGCGGAGGCGCGGGCCGCGGAGCTGGTGGCACAGGCGAGGGTCGCGCAGGAGCGGATCGGCCGGGAGACGGAGCGGGTGCTGCGGGAGCACGAGGCGGCGCAGGAGGAGATGCGGGCGCACATGGCCCATGTGAAGGCCAGCCTCTCCACGCTGACGGGCCGTGCTCCTGCGGAGGGCTGA
- a CDS encoding SUKH-4 family immunity protein: MVTFAQAQERAEEWINGDVPAYQHREVRVREFGLGFVVWAEDRAAGPVSGGGRQRLVIARDSGEVTLWPGLPVGEVIRRYEEEYGAAAAAPAAQASVPPPRIDSEQTSFMLSPPEWLQEAADRAGIPGAPAAAAPAPALEADAHAEPGSGSGSESRSEAVSEAASGSASGSASAESGSADAPAAVPGAADAVPLRRGGEIPYEPTANDGVPVTPAAAVPTGATPWAGTDVNSGTDDASVPLPATVFAPPLSGSDLEDAPPSSGVASEAKTTLMPGGSQLPRTAIVPALGSSPQDIADAPTSKAQVSRPGSAGTPAAGQPSTPPGPPGAPGAPGAPGSLGRGLDHAATMLAGPAVTGQPPAPPGPPGAPGAGGPGQPPAPPGPPGAPGSLGRGLDHAATMLAGPAVTGQPPAPPGPPGAPGAGGPGQPPAPPGPPGAPGSLGRGLDHAATMLAGPAVTGQPPAPPGPPGAPGAGAPQPPGPPGPPGAPGGGAHHAATMLATPGVPQPPGPPSAPGAPGGGLDHAATMLAGPGVPQPPGPPGPPPGGPAAQPQAPTGAPTVGPGYQAVLRYRAPDGSEQQLIRRSAPGTPHPEWQILYELRAMNVPPQQVLELHTELESCELPGGYCARMIRETWPQVRITSVAPYGQDHAGRQQGMRHLLTHQGELHQVADGPARPAPVRAPLPQVPLQPAIPLDAIGQELAAAFGPQGVFRFDQRAVSRQGVPEIVAQTLMWAGLPVDFGPFFWAQAVPGQPVPTLAELAAQRQVQPASDAGSYLVIGSDFGKALCVQYGTAHIVAVPVEGGPGGAPVPPQFVNSSLPQFVRSLAMLGHMWRLRQHLTPEQAGRWTVDFQANLAGLDSAALSSPESWWSVLLEQMWDGLL, from the coding sequence ATGGTGACGTTTGCGCAGGCGCAGGAGCGCGCCGAGGAGTGGATCAACGGGGACGTGCCCGCGTACCAGCACCGGGAGGTGCGCGTACGGGAGTTCGGGCTCGGGTTCGTGGTGTGGGCGGAGGACCGGGCGGCGGGTCCGGTGTCGGGAGGCGGCCGGCAGCGGCTGGTCATCGCCCGGGACAGCGGCGAGGTGACGCTGTGGCCGGGGCTGCCGGTGGGTGAGGTGATCCGCCGGTACGAGGAGGAGTACGGGGCCGCGGCCGCGGCGCCGGCCGCGCAGGCCTCCGTTCCGCCGCCGCGGATCGACTCGGAGCAGACCTCGTTCATGCTGAGTCCGCCGGAGTGGCTGCAGGAGGCGGCCGACCGGGCGGGGATCCCGGGCGCGCCGGCCGCTGCGGCCCCGGCGCCGGCCCTTGAGGCGGACGCCCACGCGGAGCCGGGGTCGGGGTCGGGGTCGGAGTCGCGGTCGGAGGCGGTCTCGGAAGCGGCTTCGGGTTCGGCTTCGGGTTCGGCTTCGGCGGAGTCCGGTTCCGCCGATGCTCCCGCCGCCGTACCGGGTGCCGCGGACGCGGTGCCGCTGCGGCGCGGTGGTGAGATCCCCTACGAGCCGACGGCCAACGACGGCGTTCCGGTGACCCCTGCCGCCGCGGTGCCGACGGGGGCCACGCCGTGGGCGGGGACCGATGTGAACTCCGGCACCGACGACGCGTCCGTGCCGCTGCCCGCGACCGTGTTCGCGCCGCCGCTGTCCGGGTCGGACCTGGAGGACGCACCGCCGTCCTCCGGTGTGGCCTCCGAGGCGAAGACGACGCTGATGCCGGGCGGCAGCCAGCTGCCGCGGACCGCGATCGTGCCCGCGCTGGGGTCCTCGCCGCAGGACATCGCGGACGCGCCGACGAGCAAGGCCCAGGTCTCGCGGCCCGGTTCCGCCGGTACTCCGGCTGCGGGGCAGCCGTCGACGCCGCCCGGCCCTCCCGGCGCGCCGGGTGCGCCGGGGGCTCCTGGGTCGCTGGGTCGTGGGCTGGACCATGCCGCGACGATGCTGGCGGGTCCGGCTGTGACGGGTCAGCCGCCGGCGCCTCCGGGTCCGCCCGGTGCTCCGGGTGCCGGTGGTCCGGGTCAGCCGCCTGCGCCTCCCGGTCCGCCGGGGGCTCCTGGGTCGCTGGGTCGTGGGCTGGACCATGCCGCGACGATGCTGGCGGGTCCGGCTGTGACGGGTCAGCCGCCGGCGCCTCCGGGTCCGCCCGGTGCTCCGGGTGCCGGTGGTCCGGGTCAGCCGCCTGCGCCTCCCGGTCCGCCGGGGGCTCCTGGGTCGCTGGGTCGTGGGCTGGACCATGCCGCGACGATGCTGGCGGGTCCGGCTGTGACGGGTCAGCCGCCGGCCCCTCCGGGTCCGCCCGGTGCCCCCGGGGCCGGTGCTCCGCAGCCGCCCGGCCCGCCCGGCCCGCCCGGGGCCCCCGGCGGCGGTGCCCATCACGCCGCGACGATGCTCGCGACTCCCGGCGTACCCCAGCCCCCCGGTCCGCCGAGTGCCCCCGGCGCCCCCGGCGGCGGGCTCGACCATGCCGCGACGATGCTCGCGGGTCCCGGCGTGCCGCAGCCTCCCGGTCCTCCCGGACCGCCGCCCGGCGGGCCCGCGGCGCAGCCGCAGGCCCCGACCGGTGCGCCCACGGTCGGCCCCGGCTACCAGGCCGTGCTGCGCTACCGCGCTCCCGACGGCTCCGAGCAGCAGCTCATCCGCCGCTCGGCGCCCGGTACCCCGCACCCGGAATGGCAGATCCTCTACGAGCTGCGCGCGATGAACGTGCCGCCGCAGCAGGTGCTGGAGCTGCACACGGAGCTGGAGTCCTGTGAGCTGCCCGGCGGTTACTGCGCCCGGATGATCCGGGAGACGTGGCCGCAGGTGCGGATCACCAGCGTGGCCCCGTACGGGCAGGACCACGCGGGCCGGCAGCAGGGCATGCGGCACCTGCTCACCCATCAGGGCGAGCTGCACCAGGTCGCCGACGGTCCGGCACGCCCCGCGCCGGTACGGGCGCCGCTGCCGCAGGTTCCGCTGCAGCCGGCGATCCCGCTGGACGCCATCGGGCAGGAGCTGGCGGCGGCGTTCGGTCCGCAGGGCGTGTTCCGGTTCGACCAGCGGGCGGTCTCCCGTCAGGGCGTGCCGGAGATCGTGGCGCAGACGCTGATGTGGGCGGGCCTGCCGGTCGATTTCGGGCCGTTCTTCTGGGCGCAGGCGGTGCCGGGACAGCCGGTGCCGACGCTGGCCGAGCTGGCGGCGCAGCGGCAGGTGCAGCCGGCGTCGGACGCGGGCTCGTACCTCGTGATCGGCAGCGACTTCGGCAAGGCGCTGTGCGTGCAGTACGGGACCGCGCACATCGTCGCGGTGCCGGTGGAGGGCGGTCCGGGCGGCGCCCCGGTGCCGCCGCAGTTCGTGAATTCGAGCCTGCCGCAGTTCGTCCGCTCGCTGGCGATGCTGGGCCACATGTGGCGGCTGCGCCAGCATCTGACGCCGGAGCAGGCGGGCCGCTGGACCGTCGACTTCCAGGCGAATCTGGCGGGGCTGGACAGTGCCGCGCTGTCGTCGCCGGAGAGCTGGTGGTCGGTGCTGCTGGAGCAGATGTGGGACGGGCTGCTGTGA
- a CDS encoding SMI1/KNR4 family protein, with amino-acid sequence MTTGRLGQQAAPPNAAYSGQVVHFPDPVRAARHPHGVRMDGDGYPDFSAYARAAVEIAEPPEGFGVDELRLTDYVSANAAMKAAGHELWDTVGPVATPHGWTWHHVAGSRRMELVPVEVKALLRHHAGLVTTSVDHEKRGTRPLQEVRPVHLGLPKSVVSVGEEQVQGVEEDLGYRLPEAYRSFLKAAGGCAPVGAGLDVDLGVLVDQPFFTVREEAAINDLVYVNKCLRDHLTKDYLCVAFAQGGLLALKVRGEGIGSVWFSPYDDARDQDGWSVQERVERLLLPCGGDFDSFLERLAGNPPELETVAGLMVDGGFARSVPVARTGSDEG; translated from the coding sequence ATGACGACAGGTCGGCTCGGGCAGCAGGCCGCGCCACCCAACGCCGCTTACTCGGGGCAGGTCGTGCATTTCCCGGACCCGGTCCGGGCCGCTCGGCATCCCCACGGAGTGCGGATGGACGGCGACGGGTATCCGGACTTCTCCGCCTACGCGCGTGCGGCGGTGGAGATCGCCGAACCGCCCGAGGGCTTCGGCGTGGACGAGTTGCGGCTGACGGACTACGTGTCCGCGAACGCGGCGATGAAGGCCGCCGGGCACGAGCTGTGGGACACGGTCGGGCCGGTGGCCACGCCGCACGGCTGGACCTGGCACCACGTGGCGGGTTCGCGGCGCATGGAGCTGGTGCCGGTCGAGGTGAAGGCGCTGCTGCGGCATCACGCGGGTCTGGTGACGACGTCGGTCGACCACGAGAAGCGCGGGACGCGGCCGTTGCAGGAGGTGCGCCCCGTACACCTGGGGCTGCCGAAGTCGGTGGTGTCGGTCGGCGAGGAGCAGGTGCAGGGGGTCGAGGAGGACCTCGGCTACCGGCTGCCCGAGGCGTACCGCTCGTTCCTGAAGGCCGCGGGCGGCTGCGCGCCGGTCGGCGCGGGCCTGGACGTGGATCTGGGCGTACTGGTCGACCAGCCTTTCTTCACGGTGCGTGAGGAGGCCGCGATCAATGACCTGGTGTACGTCAACAAGTGCCTGCGCGACCACCTCACGAAGGACTACCTGTGCGTGGCCTTCGCACAGGGCGGGCTGCTCGCCCTGAAGGTGAGGGGCGAGGGCATCGGATCGGTGTGGTTCTCCCCGTACGACGACGCACGCGACCAGGACGGATGGTCGGTGCAGGAGCGCGTGGAGCGGCTGTTGCTGCCGTGCGGCGGTGATTTCGACTCCTTCCTGGAGCGGTTGGCGGGTAACCCGCCGGAACTGGAGACGGTGGCCGGTCTGATGGTGGACGGCGGATTCGCACGTTCGGTTCCGGTGGCGCGTACCGGTTCGGATGAGGGGTGA